One Hordeum vulgare subsp. vulgare chromosome 4H, MorexV3_pseudomolecules_assembly, whole genome shotgun sequence DNA window includes the following coding sequences:
- the LOC123449939 gene encoding disease resistance protein Pik-2-like, protein MAEAARRAVSDSSSGDISPDICNDMQPLADGVQHDANFIQDEMEVVNGFLRHLARNQQLLTPSGDDEEVQVWVRQIRDLANDSRDCINLYRHTAPRRAKGLLRYLQMPWFLGGCTTIPRSRSTIARRIRELKVRVQEAGERRLRYSIAVPPPQPAITQASTIMAMVNSSRRPLLRNVQESEDHGDNDERGAFRRALVDAEPNILQESAAELIAWLGKKEEGDEAGGRTFRLTVILAPDDAEGTGLAQQVYQDPSVSDGFDVKVWITIQRPPILWQIFHDLLCQLLPDQNQDMLDDTSSDNMKLLWSIRGCLEGRRVLIVLDDLDDYTGLWDQIRIALNFISLPAGSAIVVTTKDDGLIRSSSPDKVISYSLVDFFFKKAVALVASNFQDGDVRGIMRGILKRCDPGVAPMKMFLHALYGNPNRTRQELEKLQESLCSEAHGVISYNFKQMVMFSYSDMARECQMCFMHLCISLPRDHSIRRTSLVRRWAAQDLISAEGGHGSAEVAAERCFGAFVSRGLICPVDIGDAGKIKTCVVPPLVHRLITEVAKEESVYVGSMINAHLGDIKRCLGSLPTSSQLLLLKVLDLEGCKGLEKRHLNNLCKLFMLKYLSLRNTDVSALPKRIHKLQQLETLDIRQTKIQAFPADFTKLLMLKHLLAGCAPIKDTVNSKESFSTPQMPRGLGAMGRNLEILSHIQVSRSGSELMLMDVGQLLKVRKLGVVLHGKKVGSSFQHLLQAISKLHKCLRSLSIRIGRPGNETDPLTFSMDQENPFSPPKILESLYISGLTGGGLPPWITELHQLAKVTLRDTSLTGHAIRPLGKLGGLRCLRLRQMSYAEMKITFGKEEFPSLKFLIIEGTDITNIIFESGTTPRLEKITWAFKSMQFISGIGHLPRLKDLELSGSCNPDPVKQAVAAHPNHPVFKHNA, encoded by the coding sequence ATGGCTGAAGCTGCCCGGCGAGCCGTCTCCGACTCATCCTCAGGCGACATCTCGCCGGACATCTGCAACGACATGCAACCACTCGCTGATGGCGTCCAACACGACGCGAACTTCATCCAGGATGAGATGGAGGTCGTGAACGGCTTCCTCCGCCACCTTGCCAGGAACCAGCAGCTGCTGACTCCTAGCGGCGATGACGAGGAGGTCCAGGTGTGGGTTAGGCAGATCAGGGATCTCGCCAACGACTCCCGGGACTGCATCAACCTCTACCGTCACACAGCACCCCGCCGTGCAAAGGGGCTCCTGCGCTACCTGCAAATGCCATGGTTCCTTGGAGGATGCACCACCATCCCTCGTAGCCGCAGCACCATCGCCAGGCGTATCCGGGAGCTCAAGGTCCGGGTGCAAGAGGCCGGCGAGAGACGGCTGAGATACAGCATCGCCGTGCCACCGCCGCAGCCTGCCATCACACAAGCTTCTACTATCATGGCGATGGTCAACAGCAGCAGACGGCCGCTTCTCCGCAATGTCCAAGAATCAGAAGACCACGGCGATAACGACGAGAGAGGTGCTTTCAGGAGAGCTCTGGTCGATGCTGAGCCCAATATCCTGCAGGAAAGTGCAGCAGAGCTGATTGCCTGGCTGGGCAAGAAAGAAGAAGGTGACGAGGCCGGAGGGCGGACGTTCAGACTCACTGTCATTCTAGCACCAGATGATGCAGAAGGTACCGGTCTAGCTCAGCAAGTGTACCAAGATCCTTCCGTGTCCGACGGCTTCGATGTCAAGGTATGGATCACCATCCAGAGGCCTCCAATCCTCTGGCAGATATTCCATGACCTGCTCTGCCAGCTCCTTCCTGACCAAAACCAGGACATGCTGGACGACACGTCATCAGACAACATGAAGCTCCTGTGGAGCATTCGAGGCTGCTTGGAAGGCAGAAGGGTCCTGATTGTtctcgatgacctcgacgattacACGGGCCTCTGGGACCAGATCAGAATTGCTCTCAACTTCATAAGCCTCCCTGCTGGCAGTGCCATCGTAGTGACCACAAAGGATGATGGGCTTATCAGGTCATCCTCTCCGGATAAAGTGATATCATATTCCCTTGTGGATTTCTTCTTCAAGAAAGCAGTGGCCCTTGTGGCCAGCAATTTTCAGGATGGCGATGTGCGGGGCATCATGCGTGGCATTCTCAAGAGATGCGACCCGGGTGTCGCTCCCATGAAAATGTTCCTCCATGCCTTGTATGGCAACCCTAACAGGACAAGACAGGAGCTGGAGAAGCTGCAGGAAAGCCTATGTTCAGAGGCCCACGGCGTTATCAGCTATAACTTCAAGCAGATGGTTATGTTTTCCTACAGTGACATGGCTAGAGAGTGTCAGATGTGCTTCATGCACCTATGTATTTCCCTCCCACGAGATCACAGCATCAGGAGGACATCCCTAGTAAGAAGATGGGCAGCCCAAGACCTGATATCTGCGGAAGGCGGTCATGGTTCAGCTGAAGTGGCAGCTGAGCGCTGCTTCGGTGCATTTGTCAGCCGAGGTCTCATTTGCCCTGTTGACATTGGTGATGCAGGCAAGATCAAGACTTGTGTGGTGCCTCCTCTGGTGCATCGCCTCATCACTGAGGTTGCAAAAGAAGAGAGTGTTTATGTCGGCTCCATGATCAATGCACATCTTGGTGACATCAAGAGGTGCCTGGGATCACTGCCCACGTCTTCTCAACTACTGCTGCTGAAGGTGCTCGATCTAGAAGGCTGCAAAGGCTTGGAGAAGCGCCATCTGAACAACCTCTGCAAGCTGTTCATGCTCAAGTATTTGAGCCTCAGGAACACGGATGTTTCTGCGCTGCCCAAGCGAATCCACAAGCTGCAGCAGCTAGAGACGCTGGACATTCGGCAAACCAAGATACAAGCCTTCCCCGCAGATTTCACCAAGCTCCTGATGCTCAAGCATCTGCTCGCAGGCTGCGCCCCGATCAAGGACACTGTCAACTCCAAGGAATCATTTTCCACGCCACAGATGCCCCGCGGCCTCGGGGCCATGGGGAGGAACCTGGAGATACTGTCACACATACAGGTCTCCAGGAGTGGCAGTGAGTTGATGCTGATGGATGTTGGGCAGCTACTCAAAGTACGGAAGCTAGGGGTTGTTCTCCATGGCAAGAAGGTTGGCAGCTCCTTCCAGCATCTGCTCCAAGCAATCAGCAAACTGCACAAATGCCTTCGCTCTTTGTCGATCCGAATTGGACGTCCTGGAAATGAAACCGATCCTCTTACATTCAGCATGGATCAAGAGAATCCATTTTCACCTCCCAAGATTCTTGAGAGCCTGTACATCAGCGGCCTCACAGGAGGTGGGCTGCCTCCATGGATCACAGAGCTCCACCAGCTTGCCAAGGTAACCCTGCGTGACACCTCCCTGACAGGCCATGCCATACGACCCCTCGGCAAACTCGGTGGCCTGCGATGCCTTAGGCTCCGACAAATGTCCTACGCCGAAATGAAGATCACTTTTGGAAAGGAAGAATTCCCAAGCCTCAAATTTCTCATCATCGAGGGCACCGACATCACCAACATCATCTTCGAGAGTGGAACAACACCTAGGCTGGAGAAGATAACTTGGGCTTTCAAGAGCATGCAGTTCATCTCCGGAATCGGCCATCTCCCAAGGCTGAAAGATCTCGAGCTCAGTGGGAGCTGCAACCCAGACCCGGTGAAGCAGGCCGTCGCAGCACATCCGAACCATCCCGTCTTCAAGCACAATGCCTGA
- the LOC123449941 gene encoding BTB/POZ and MATH domain-containing protein 2-like — protein sequence MSSRSTSVIIAKAVSRHHLLKIDGYSQTKVVTHGRGIKSYTFKVGGHSWLLQYYPNGEPLGPDTYIDVFIQLVSVSRDMPVEPDKGIAAKGSLSLLDRAGNPVPSYTSTFNRSFTTTGVLVWYTKRTMLENSGYLKDDCFTLRCDITVTELRAEETEDCNFTDLLWKYDRADVAFEVDGETLTAHRWVLAVRSPILKAAVEAELLDVPEREKKTTSMATVRIDNMEAKVFKALVHYIYTDALPDEMDKGDEATTAMAHGLLEVADRYEMERLKLTCEAMLCKRVSTSTVITTLVLAEQHHCQKLKVACIEFLVSLKNMKVVLENGGFKHLQMSCPSVLMDLIKWSKAA from the coding sequence ATGTCGTCACGCTCTACCTCTGTCATCATCGCCAAAGCGGTGAGCAGGCACCACTTGCTCAAGATCGACGGGTACTCGCAAACCAAGGTGGTCACCCATGGTAGAGGCATCAAATCCTACACTTTTAAGGTCGGAGGCCACAGCTGGCTTCTCCAGTATTACCCCAACGGCGAGCCCTTGGGTCCTGACACTTACATAGATGTCTTCATTCAGCTTGTCAGTGTTAGCAGGGACATGCCGGTCGAGCCTGACAAGGGCATTGCAGCTAAAGGCTCGCTCAGTTTACTGGACAGGGCTGGGAACCCAGTGCCATCATATACCAGCACCTTCAATAGAAGTTTCACAACCACTGGGGTCTTGGTCTGGTACACCAAAAGGACAATGCTAGAGAACTCAGGTTACCTCAAGGACGACTGCTTCACTCTCAGGTGCGACATTACTGTCACGGAGCTGCGTGCAGAAGAAACAGAGGATTGCAATTTCACCGATCTCCTGTGGAAGTACGACAGGGCAGATGTGGCCTTCGAGGTGGACGGCGAGACACTCACCGCACATCGATGGGTGCTGGCTGTCCGGTCTCCGATCTTGAAGGCAGCAGTAGAAGCAGAGCTCCTTGATGTGCCGGAAAGGGAGAAGAAGACGACGTCCATGGCCACCGTAAGGATTGACAACATGGAGGCAAAAGTATTCAAGGCTTTGGTCCACTACATATACACCGATGCATTGCCTGATGAGATGGACAAGGGAGATGAGGCGACGACAGCAATGGCCCATGGATTGCTTGAAGTGGCGGATAGGTACGAGATGGAGAGACTGAAGCTGACCTGTGAGGCCATGCTGTGCAAACGTGTTTCCACGAGCACGGTGATAACTACATTGGTGTTAGCGGAGCAGCACCACTGCCAGAAACTCAAAGTGGCGTGCATCGAGTTCCTCGTCTCTCTGAAGAATATGAAAGTCGTCTTGGAAAATGGTGGTTTCAAACATTTACAGATGAGCTGCCCCTCTGTTCTGATGGATCTCATAAAATGGTCAAAAGCGGCCTGA
- the LOC123449938 gene encoding paramyosin-like, producing the protein MFKLHRHRSSDRSVGERFEFRFSSFRAVMVPAVSDRMFLSIVSVDTGKTIAKSSKAAARSGICQWPDSISEPIWFSRDAVSKEFDECQYKIVVSVGSIRTGILGEIFLNLSNFLNLADPTAISMPLKRCNSGTVLQLKVQSLGTKPKSGGVRSSKDMPPRIGDRCLINDDMDNKSDGSDNTANRSVRSSSGTPLGGTYQDEPGNREMSFSASGSHRSSNSGDSTQDRTNLSPIDNTNGGLYVGRQDSGSSYVSAGRGDEGLRSNNSSFSSRASGPNTLQGNTPKSFSNGIAQSSLGTTDSSKDLLEAAEETIEELRDEAKMWERHSRKLKADLEALKRECSEKSKQQTELALELSAAHAERDSYRHEIEELKSSRQDSSRQESFRPELSRRQIKSVTPKRGDWINMEKEVEDEMKFLKESNASLQVQLKNIQEANIELVSILQELEETIEEQRAEISKISEAKDVTNTDVLKNGLLVKEDTEWARNLSMKEDEINTLRQKLDRLLSIENAGAAGSDIVYLELEKENETLRVKIQELEKDCSELTDENLELIYKLKESGVGKGQDSRDSNNSELQIEKLTSQIYQLEEELRDKEMMHDEPSVSNAKELQRKCADLELKLLRFRSQGFELEEKFRKSQEELEQKNLELCKLREELEGLEGGETGGARGYQFRREDLQDNESETDILKTVQLQQQENDDLRRYKVETENLMSEIQAEKSLLEERLAASVKESSITSKCLDELQQDILVLSSSMDSHVSANKVLERKITELESCKAELELHISELEQENIELSERISGLEAQLSYMTNEKESSELQMHDSKSLVISLKDKVERQQVEMDTQRVEFKQKQQETQRKLSEAQDDSEVLRRSNSNLQSTVENLIEECSSLQNLTADLKRQKLELHGRFMQQEQELDNSKKRILDFCKTVEFLEAKLSSLQKDISSKEQSLLSELESIFQEHTEQEEQISRAHFMLNKIEKEKTLEVENLERELVSLTAQVSSTHEERENATVDAIREVSVLRAEKAKLEANFENVSAQLRHYESQLDDLRKESKSKIKGLVDSLNASKQSEEMLTADAEHMKKLMEAAKSNEDELRKSSGELELKLKASDYERQQMMEEISDLKLQVQKITSLQDEVSKLRISLDETKFEKGKLKALLESVTEECEELKAQKAMLTDKVSDMQETLENGEEEKRSRISMQAKLVRLESDLSASEASHVHEAELKNELSRIRRSNSEYQRKIQSLEQEIDDLTRKQEIGDSTDIQSKIQILETKLAEALEENKMYRAQQKSPVSEEQSAGGDRILQLEGDLRDMKERLLNMSLEYAEVEAQRERLVMELKSVKKGGRWF; encoded by the exons ATGttcaagctccaccgccaccggtCCTCGGACCGGAGCGTCGGCGAGCGCTTCGAGTTCAGGTTCTCCAGCTTCCGCGCCGTCATG GTCCCTGCAGTTTCGGACAGGATGTTCCTTTCGATAGTCTCTGTGGATACCGGGAAAACCATCGCCAAATCCAGCAAAGCAGCTGCCCGCAGTGGAATCTGCCAATGGCCCGATTCCATATCGGAACCGATATGGTTTTCTCGAGACGCAGTGTCGAAAGAGTTCGATGAGTGCCAATACAAGATTGTTGTTTCTGTG GGATCAATAAGAACTGGTATTCTTGGCGAAATTTTCCTAAACCTGTCCAACTTTCTGAATTTGGCGGACCCAACTGCTATTTCTATGCCATTGAAGAGATGCAACTCTGGAACAGTTTTGCAG CTTAAGGTTCAATCTCTTGGCACAAAGCCTAAGTCGGG CGGTGTGAGATCTTCAAAGGACATGCCTCCTCGTATCGGTGACCGTTGTCTAATAAATGATGACATGGATAACAAATCAGATGGCTCTGATAATACGGCCAACAGGAGTGTTCGTTCTTCGTCAGGAACTCCTTTAGGGGGCACTTATCAAGATGAGCCTGGAAACAGG GAAATGAGTTTCTCAGCATCAGGGTCTCACCGGAGTTCCAATTCTGGAGATAGTACCCAAGATAGAACAAACTTGTCTCCGATAGACAACACTAATGGTGGATTGTATGTCGGAAGGCAGGATTCAGGTAGTTCCTATGTTAGCGCTGGCCGTGGTGATGAAGGATTGCGATCAAACAATTCATCTTTCAGTTCACGGGCTTCAGGTCCAAACACGCTGCAAGGAAATACTCCAAAATCCTTTTCAAATGGGATTGCTCAGTCATCATTGGGGACAACTGATTCATCTAAAGATCTTCTTGAAGCTGCTGAAGAAACAATTGAAGAACTCCGCGATGAGGCAAAAATGTGGGAACGACATTCTCGCAAATTGAAGGCTGATCTAGAGGCGCTGAAGAGGGAATGTTCTGAGAAATCGAAGCAACAGACTGAGCTAGCACTTGAACTGTCTGCTGCACATGCTGAGCGGGATTCCTACAGGCACgaaattgaagaattgaagtCATCACGGCAAGACTCATCTCGGCAAGAGTCATTTCGGCCAGAGttaagcagacggcaaataaaatctgTAACACCCAAACGCGGGGACTGGATCAACATGGAGAAGGAAGTAGAAGACGAGATGAAGTTTCTGAAAGAATCAAATGCAAGCTTACAGGTACAGCTGAAGAACATTCAAGAGGCAAATATAGAGCTTGTCTCTATTCTCCAGGAACTGGAAGAGACCATAGAAGAACAGAGAGCGGAGATATCTAAAATTTCTGAGGCCAAGGATGTCACTAACACAGATGTATTGAAGAATGGGTTGTTAGTCAAAGAAGACACAGAATGGGCTAGGAATCTgtcaatgaaagaggatgaaattAATACTTTGAGGCAGAAACTAGATCGCCTTCTCAGTATTGAAAATGCAGGTGCCGCAGGTTCTGATATCGTTTATCTTGAATTGGAGAAAGAAAATGAAACTCTAAGGGTAAAAATACAAGAACTTGAGAAAGATTGTTCTGAACTAACAGATGAAAATCTGGAGCTTATATATAAGCTGAAAGAAAGCGGTGTGGGAAAAGGGCAGGATTCTCGTGATTCAAACAACAGTGAATTGCAAATTGAAAAGCTCACATCACAAATATATCAACTGGAAGAggaacttagagataaggaaatgaTGCATGATGAGCCATCGGTGTCTAATGCCAAAGAGTTGCAGAGGAAGTGTGCTGACCTTGAGCTGAAGCTGCTACGTTTTAGGTCTCAAGGCTTTGAGCTAGAAGAGAAGTTTCGAAAAAGCCAAGAAGAACTAGAGCAAAAAAATCTTGAGTTGTGTAAGCTGAGAGAGGAGCTTGAAGGCTTGGAAGGTGGTGAAACTGGTGGTGCTAGAGGATACCAATTTAGAAGAGAAGATCTACAGGATAATGAATCTGAGACAGATATACTGAAGACTGTCCAGCTACAACAGCAGGAAAATGATGACTTGCGGCGCTACAAAGTCGAAACAGAAAATTTGATGTCTGAAATTCAGGCAGAGAAGAGTCTGTTAGAGGAACGCTTGGCAGCATCGGTTAAAGAAAGTAGCATCACTTccaaatgcttggatgaattgcaACAGGACATTTTGGTGCTTTCTAGCAGCATGGATTCCCATGTGTCTGCTAATAAGGTTCTTGAAAGAAAGATAACTGAACTTGAGAGCTGCAAAGCAGAACTAGAGTTACATATATCAGAGCTTGAACAGGAAAATATAGAGTTGTCAGAGCGCATATCTGGACTGGAAGCCCAGTTATCTTACATGACAAATGAAAAGGAGTCAAGCGAGCTTCAGATGCATGACTCAAAATCACTTGTCATCAGTCTCAAAGATAAAGTGGAGCGACAACAAGTAGAGATGGATACTCAAAGGGTTGAATTTAAGCAAAAACAGCAAGAAACGCAAAGAAAACTGTCTGAAGCACAGGATGATTCAGAAGTTCTGAGAAGATCTAATTCTAATCTGCAATCTACAGTTGAGAACCTTATTGAAGAGTGCAGTTCTCTTCAAAATCTAACTGCAGATCTCAAGAGGCAGAAGCTGGAATTGCATGGCCGTTTTATGCAACAAGAGCAGGAATTGGATAACTCGAAAAAAAGGATCCTTGATTTTTGTAAAACAGTGGAGTTCCTAGAAGCAAAGCTTTCTTCTCTTCAGAAGGACATATCTTCCAAAGAGCAATCTTTACTGTCAGAGCTGGAGAGTATATTCCAGGAGCACACAGAGCAAGAAGAACAGATAAGTCGTGCTCATTTCATGTTAAATAAGATCGAGAAAGAAAAGACTCTTGAAGTAGAGAATCTTGAGAGGGAGCTTGTGAGCCTCACTGCACAGGTCTCCTCCACACACGAGGAGAGAGAAAATGCCACAGTAGATGCTATCCGGGAGGTCTCTGTCCTGCGAGCTGAAAAGGCTAAACTTGAGGCTAATTTCGAAAATGTCAGTGCACAGTTGAGACATTATGAGTCTCAACTAGACGACCTCCGCAAGGAGTCCAAAAGCAAGATTAAAGGTTTGGTTGATTCCCTTAATGCATCCAAACAGAGCGAGGAAATGTTAACAGCAGATGCTGAACATATGAAGAAGTTGATGGAAGCTGCTAAATCCAATGAAGATGAGTTACGGAAGTCCTCTGGTGAACTAGAATTAAAGCTTAAAGCCAGTGACTATGAGAGACAGCAAATGATGGAAGAAATATCTGACCTGAAACTTCAGGTCCAGAAAATAACAAGTCTTCAAGACGAAGTTTCCAAACTTAGAATCTCACTTGATGAGACTAAGTTTGAAAAGGGAAAATTAAAGGCTCTACTAGAGTCtgtgactgaggaatgtgaagaaCTGAAGGCACAGAAAGCTATGCTAACAGATAAAGTTTCTGATATGCAAGAGACTTTGGAGAATGGTGAAGAAGAAAAACGAAGCAGAATATCTATGCAAGCAAAGCTTGTGAGATTGGAGAGTGATCTATCAGCATCGGAAGCATCACATGTACATGAAGCAGAGTTAAAGAACGAACTTAGTAGGATTAGAAGGTCAAATAGTGAATACCAGAGGAAGATACAATCCCTTGAGCAGGAAATTGATGATCTCACTAGAAAGCAG GAGATTGGAGATTCTACAGATATTCAGTCGAAGATTCAAATACTGGAAACTAAGCTTGCAGAggctttggaggaaaataagatgTACAGGGCTCAACAAAAGAG TCCCGTTTCAGAGGAGCAATCTGCTGGTGGGGACAGGATATTGCAGCTGGAAGGAGATCTAAGAGATATGAAGGAGCGTTTACTCAACATGAGCTTAGAGTATGCAGAGGTAGAGGCCCAGCGGGAACGGTTAGTGATGGAGCTGAAATCTGTCAAGAAAGGGGGGCGATGGTTCTAG